TTCACTGAAACTGGCCCGAGCCAATCCTAGCACGACTAATTGTTAAACTAACAAAGGTGGTTTTTATAATGTCAGAAACAACAATGGTTCAATTAACCGAAAAATTAAAAGGTAACGTGGCACGTTCAGTAAATCCAGAAGGCTGTCGACAAGAAATCCTGAATCAAATTGCGTATGTCCAAGGTAAAGGGCACTATGCCGGGGCGAAGAAAGCCTTAATCGTTGGTGGCTCTTCCAGTTATGGCTTAGCAAGTCGGATTACGACAGCCTTTGGTCAAGGCGCCGATACCATTAGTATTTCTTACGAACGGGCCCCACGTGATGAGAAGATGCTCGGCACAGCTGGTTGGTACAACAACGTTTATTTCCGGGAAGCGGCTGAAAAAGCAGGTCTCATTGGTAAGAACTTTAACGGTGACTGTTTTACACAAGCGATGAAAGACCAAGTTATTGCGTACATTAAAGCTGAATTTGGTGGCAAGATTGATTTGTTAGTTTATTCAGTTGCAGCGCCAAAACGGACTAATCCAGCTAACCCAGATGAAACTTGGCGTTCGGTCATTAAATCAGTTGGCGAACCAGTGACTGGTCAAAATATCAATATGGAAGAAAACGAATTATTTGATCAAACTGTTGAACCAGCAACGCCTGAAGAAGTTGAAGCGACGAAGCATGTGATGGGCGGCGAAGACTGGGAGATTTGGGTTAACGAATTGAAAGCTGCCGGGGTGTTAGCTGAAGGCTTTAAGACCATTTTATATTCATACATCGGTCCTAAGAGTACCTACGCGTTCTATCATGAAGGAACTTTAGGCGCTGCGAAAGATGCTGCGGAAGCTTCATCTCACAAAATTCAAAAGACCTTGAATGATTTAAACGGCGAAGCCTTAATTTCAGTCTCACGGGCGGTTACGACAAAGGCCTCAGTCGTTATCCCAATCTTCCCACTGTATTGCATCGCGTTATACAAAGTTGAAGAAACGACTGGGACACATGAAACACCAATTATGCATAAAGATCGGTTATTCCGTGACATGGTTTATGGCGATTTAAGAGAAGTTGACGATCAAGGTCGCTTACGGCCAGATGCATGGGAACAACGTGCTGATATTCAAGCCAAGGTAGCCGAACTCATGACGAAGATTACGCCAGAAAACTTTAATTCTGATTTAACCGGTTATGCTGAATTCCGCCGTGAATTCTTACAATTGAATGGTTTCGAGGTTCCTGGAGCCGATATTAAAGCTGTTGATTTGGAAGCTTTGAAGAAATTAGAACCATAACATAACGACCCGTTGCGTTAATCGATGGTTGTTTAATCTTGAAAATGAGGTGTTAGAAATGTCAGTGCAATTTATTAATAGCGATGCAGCAGCCCAATTAATTCCCGATGATGCAACCATCGCTTTAGAAGGCTTCTTAGGGTCTGATGTTGCGGAAGAAATTTTACGGAGTATTCGGAAACGGTTTGATACCGAGGGTCATCCAGCCCAATTAGCCATTTGGCATGCTTCTGGAATTGGCGATGGTGCCAACAAAGGGACCAATAACTTGGCAGTCAAAGGGTTACTGCGTCGAATCGTTGGTGGTCACTGGGGATTAGCGCCACAATTGGAACCGCTAGTGGCGGCCAATGACTTTGAAGCTTATAACTTTCCACAAGGCGTTTTGTCGCAAATCTTCCGGGATTCGGCTGCACACAAACCAATTCAAATTAGTCGGGTTGGTCTTGGGACGTTCGTTGATCCCGATGTTGAAGGCGGCAAGCTGAACGAAGCTGCCCAGGCACATGATTTGGTTTCTAAAATTAAGATTCATGGCGCTGATTACCTCGCTTATGAAGTCCCTAGGCCTAACATTGCCATCTTGCGTGGGACGTTTGCTGATGAAAATGGCAATATCACTTTTGATGATGAACCCTTAACCTTGGAATCGACCTCAATTGCGATGGCCGCCCATAATAACGGTGGTAAAGTCTTCGTGCAAGTTAAACGGGTAGTTAAAGCCGGTGCGATGCGGCCAAAGGATATTCGAATTCCTAGTTTGCTAGTGGATTACGTGGTCGAAACTGCGGATGAAACGATGACCATGCAAAGTAATACCACGCAATACAATCCTGATTATATTGATGCGGATGTCGTCAAACCAGCTGGAGCCATTAATGTCGCGTTAGATGCTAAAAAGGTGATTGCGCGCCGGGCAGCGATGTTTAAAGGCGATCAAGATCGAATTGTGAATTACGGTATTGGTAAATATCCAGAAACGGTCTCATTAGTCCTGAAGGAAGAAGGGGCGGCTGAGGATATCACCACGACCGTTGAACCAGGCACGTTTGGCGGTGTGCCAATGGGTGGTGGCGACTTTGGCTGTGCCATTGCGCCCGAAGCAACGATTGATCAACCGTACATGTTTGATTTCTATGATGGTGGCGGTATTGACATCGCCTTTCTAGGCTTAGCTGAACTCGACCACGCCGGCAACATCAACGTTTCAAAGTTCGGACCCAAGATTGCGGGGACTGGTGGCTTTGTTAACATTACGCAAAATACACCGACCGTGGTGTTTACGGGGACTTTTACCGCTGGCGGTTTACGGACGACAGTGAGTGATGGACAATTAAAAATTACCCAAGAAGGTCGGCGGCATAAATTAGTCACGGATGTGGAGCAAATTACTTTCTCTGGCCCCGTTGCGTATAATAATCAGCAACATATTTACTATGTGACTGAACGGGCTGTCTTCCAACTGACGGCGACGGGCATTGAATTAATTGAAATCGCACCTGGAGTGGATTTGCACACGGATGTTTTAGACCAAATGGATTTCATGCCACAAATTAGTCCCAACTTACACTATATGGATGCCCGAATTTTTGAACCAGCATTAATGGGGAATATTACCAATCAAGCGACACAAGCGGTAACCGTTAACGCTTAGCAGGATGTTTAACAGTACCTCATAAAAATAACGGGGTTGGGAAAATTAATCCCAACCTCGTTATTTTTATGATGACGTTATTTGGCGCGGAGTGTGCTTGAAATAGTTGGTGAACCAGTCACTGGTGTAATGCACTAAATTACTGGTGTAGTCATCGCCAAAGCGACAAAGGCTAATATTCCAAGGAAAAACCGGATCAAATTCACGATGCTCGATATTAGTCCCGGCGTAGTTGCTAGCAATTGGGGCTGCAATAATACCGACAGTGTCCATTTCTTGGCACATGTTAAGAATTAAATCCCAAGAACTGGTTTGAAAGAAGAAGTTGGGTTGAATCTTTTGTTGCTGAAAGCGTTGCTTAACTTGGTAAGTGACCATAAAGCTATCATCAAGGGTGACAATCCGTTCTTGTCCGACTTCGTTGAAGGGAATTGCGCCTGGAAAATCATGGAACCGATGCTGATTGTTGAACCAAACAGCGACTGAGTCACGGTAAAGGATCGTTTCGGTAATACCAGGAAAGGTCGCTGGGGCAACAATTACTGCTAAATCAATTTCTTGTAATAAGAGCATTTTTTGTAGTTCATAGGCACCGCGTTCAACAATCTTTAGTTGAATCGTTGGATTTTCCTGAATGAACTTTGGGATTGCACGGTTAAAGACCGTTGAAATAATCACTGGCGCAATTCCAATTGTAATCTTCCCGGTTTGAACGGTCGCGTGATCTCGTAGACTTTGCATCATCGCTTGGTAATCGAGACTGACCTGCCGACCGTTTTGAATCAAATCTTTACCAACCGGGGTTAAGCCAGTGATGCGGCCTTTACGTCGAATAAAGATGCGAACATTTTCAATGTTTTCAAGTTCACTGATGAGTTTACTGAGTGCAGGTTGCGACACGTTTAAGACGCGCGCACTCTTGGTGAGGTTGAAGTCATTATCAACAATCGTGATTAGATATTGAATCTGATGAATATCCATTTAAACGAGCTCCTCTCTAAAATGAAATTAAAGGTGGTGGCGTCATGTACACGTCAAATGACAAATTTTATCAGCAACTTTTAGCCACAACAATGACTGAAAAAATAGGGACACAACCACTCGTGATTGGGATTACTGGCAATGTTGCGGCGGGAAAGACCACATTCGCACAACAGCTGCAACGGTTTTGTCAACAACGGTTACCCAAGGCACAGACGGTGCTAGTCTCAACGGATGACTTCTTGTTGCCAAATGCAGTTTTGAAAGCCCACCATCTAATGGCAGTTAAAGGGTTTCCACAATCGTATCAGGCTGCATTGATGCGGCAATTTGTGACGCAGGTTCAGACTAAGCACCAAATAACACTTCCTAGGTACAATCATGCCATTAATGATATTGATCAGCAACGGTCACAGACGATTTCTCAGCCAGATATTATTATTGTAGAGGGCCTAATGGTCTTACAACCGGTGTTTCAAACTTTACTAACCACGAGTGTCTTTTTAACCGTGGCGCCGGAAGTGAATTACCATTGGTACTTAGCGCGCTGCATGGCCCTGAACTTGCCCGCGCATTATCAAATGGATCAAAATTCTTTTACACAACTCGCACATCATAATTGGTTGACGATTAATTGGCGCAACTATCAAGAAAATGTGTTACCACTAAAAAAATATGCCCAATTTCAGGTCCAACTGAATGCAACTCATCAGATAGCCACGATTACGATCCCACCGATTGACTGTGAGCTAGTGTCAATTAGCGAGGCCTAGCTGGGTTACCAGGATGAAGCCCCAACTGATGAAAGGTACGAAGGGGAGCGGTTGTCGTCGGTGTCGGCTTAAGACAACCAGGGCCCCAATGGCAGCTAACGTTAAGCTGGTGAGTACTTGGGTCGGGGAAGCCACACAACTTAATAGCAACAACACGTCAACGTCACCCAAGCCAAATTTGTTGGTCAAGCGGGCGACTAAATAGAGGCCAACTATTAGACCTAAAACGAGTAATAAGGCAGTATCCCAGATAAAGTGGCGTTGACTAAGACCGAGCAGTGCCGGTAAAATAAACGTCAGCGGGTAGACTTGTAAGGTGTAGTAATCCATGAGACTGTTGAAAATCAAGACGAAGTAGCAACTTAACCAGACGATGGTGAGCATGGATAAGGCTTGCCAGTTATAAAGTAGTAGGCTACCGCAGATTAATTCAATCCAAGTTGAGGTCCAACTAATCGGTTGGTGGCAAGTGTGGCAATGCCCGCGTTGCAAAATTAGGCCGATGATTGGGATAAGTTGCCAGTATCGTAATTGTGTCTGGCAATGAGGACAACGAGAACGTTGCGACCAATTCCAAGGTTGCTTCGTACTGAGCCGGTCAGCACAGCAAGTCATGAATGACCCCAAGCAGGCGCCAGTTAAAAAGAAGTAACTATTTAATAGAAGTAACAAAAAAATTCCTCCTCACTAATCAATAATTACGTGAAGAAAAGCTTATAACATTTATTGACACGCTCTGAACATCATGGTAATCTAGTAAAGGTGCTTTTTGCAGACAGATTCCTGTATAGGAATACAGACATGCTGACTGGTCGGCTAAGCGCAAAACCGCCATCGTTCAGGCGTTATTTTTTATTAAAAAAAGAACCACCTGGATGTGTGGACTTAAAAACTCAGATATTTTGGAAGGAGGACACTTTAGAACATGCCAACAATTAATCAATTAATTCGCAAAGGCCGTAAGTCTAAAGTATCAAAATCGAACGCCCCAGCTTTGAACTTTGGGTATAACAGTTACAAGAAGGTTCAAACTAACAATCCAGCACCACAAAAACGGGGTGTCGCTACTCGTGTCGGCACAATGACTCCTAAGAAGCCTAACTCGGCTTTACGGAAGTATGCGCGTGTCCGTCTATCTAACTTGATTGAAGTTACAGCTTACATTCCTGGTATTGGTCACAACCTCCAAGAACATAGTGTTGTTTTAATTCGTGGTGGACGTGTAAAGGATTTACCTGGTGTTCGTTATCATGTTATCCGTGGTACTTTAGATACTGCTGGTGTCGAAGATCGTCGCCAAAGCCGTTCTAAGTACGGGACTAAAAAGCCAAAGGAATAAGGAGGTAAGTTAAATGCCAAGAAGAGGACATGTCGCAAAGCGCGAAGTTTTGCCTGATCCAATGTACGATTCAAAATTAGTAACGCGTTTAATCAACCACTTAATGTTAGATGGTAAACGCGGAACTGCATCAACAATCTTGTATGATGCGTTCGATCAAATTAAAGAACAAACTGGTAACGAACCTTTAGAAGTCTTCGAAGAAGCTATGAAGAACGTTATGCCAGTACTTGAAGTTAAAGCTCGCCGGGTTGGTGGGTCTAACTATCAAGTTCCTATCGAAGTTCGTCCAGATCGTAAATCGACTTTGGGTCTTCGTTGGATCGTTCAATACGCACGTTCACGTGGTGAACACACCATGTCAGACCGGTTAGCTCGTGAAATCATGGATGCTGCTAACAATACTGGTGCCTCAGTTAAGAAGCGTGAAGATACGCATAAAATGGCTGAAGCCAACCGTGCTTTTGCACATTATCGTTGGTAATATTCCCATGGTTTGGTTAAGGGTTGCCTTTAACTAAACGAAACAACAAGGTGGCTATTATATGCGAGCATATAGTAGCCATTTTTTGAAGAAAAGTTTACATTGTTAATTCCATTTGAATTGAGAGGAGTAACACACTTACTAATGGCTAATACAAGAGAATTTTCACTCGATAAGACGCGTAATATTGGTATTATGGCTCATATCGATGCTGGTAAGACCACTACTACTGAACGTATCTTGTACTATACGGGTAAAATCCATAAGATCGGTGAAACCCATGATGGGGCTTCACAAATGGACTGGATGGCCCAAGAACAAGAACGTGGGATTACTATTACTTCTGCTGCAACGACTGCTGAGTGGAAAGACCACCGGATTAACATCATCGATACCCCTGGACACGTTGACTTCACTGTTGAAGTTGAACGTTCATTACGGGTTTTAGATGGTGCCATTGCGGTTTTGGATGCCCAATCAGGGGTTGAACCTCAAACCGAAACTGTTTGGCGTCAAGCATCAACTTATAACGTGCCACGGATTGTCTTTGTTAACAAGATGGACAAAATTGGGGCAGACTTTAAGTATTCAGTAAGCACGATCGGTGATCGTTTGCAAGCTAATGCGCATGCTATCCAATTACCAATTGGGGCAGAAGACAACTTTGAAGGTGTCATTGACTTAATCGAAATGAAGGCTGACCTTTATGACGAAGATAAGCTTGGGACTGAATGGGATACTGTTGATGTACCTGA
This genomic window from Lactobacillus sp. CBA3606 contains:
- the fabV gene encoding enoyl-ACP reductase FabV, with the protein product MSETTMVQLTEKLKGNVARSVNPEGCRQEILNQIAYVQGKGHYAGAKKALIVGGSSSYGLASRITTAFGQGADTISISYERAPRDEKMLGTAGWYNNVYFREAAEKAGLIGKNFNGDCFTQAMKDQVIAYIKAEFGGKIDLLVYSVAAPKRTNPANPDETWRSVIKSVGEPVTGQNINMEENELFDQTVEPATPEEVEATKHVMGGEDWEIWVNELKAAGVLAEGFKTILYSYIGPKSTYAFYHEGTLGAAKDAAEASSHKIQKTLNDLNGEALISVSRAVTTKASVVIPIFPLYCIALYKVEETTGTHETPIMHKDRLFRDMVYGDLREVDDQGRLRPDAWEQRADIQAKVAELMTKITPENFNSDLTGYAEFRREFLQLNGFEVPGADIKAVDLEALKKLEP
- the rpsL gene encoding 30S ribosomal protein S12, with the protein product MPTINQLIRKGRKSKVSKSNAPALNFGYNSYKKVQTNNPAPQKRGVATRVGTMTPKKPNSALRKYARVRLSNLIEVTAYIPGIGHNLQEHSVVLIRGGRVKDLPGVRYHVIRGTLDTAGVEDRRQSRSKYGTKKPKE
- a CDS encoding acyl CoA:acetate/3-ketoacid CoA transferase produces the protein MSVQFINSDAAAQLIPDDATIALEGFLGSDVAEEILRSIRKRFDTEGHPAQLAIWHASGIGDGANKGTNNLAVKGLLRRIVGGHWGLAPQLEPLVAANDFEAYNFPQGVLSQIFRDSAAHKPIQISRVGLGTFVDPDVEGGKLNEAAQAHDLVSKIKIHGADYLAYEVPRPNIAILRGTFADENGNITFDDEPLTLESTSIAMAAHNNGGKVFVQVKRVVKAGAMRPKDIRIPSLLVDYVVETADETMTMQSNTTQYNPDYIDADVVKPAGAINVALDAKKVIARRAAMFKGDQDRIVNYGIGKYPETVSLVLKEEGAAEDITTTVEPGTFGGVPMGGGDFGCAIAPEATIDQPYMFDFYDGGGIDIAFLGLAELDHAGNINVSKFGPKIAGTGGFVNITQNTPTVVFTGTFTAGGLRTTVSDGQLKITQEGRRHKLVTDVEQITFSGPVAYNNQQHIYYVTERAVFQLTATGIELIEIAPGVDLHTDVLDQMDFMPQISPNLHYMDARIFEPALMGNITNQATQAVTVNA
- the rpsG gene encoding 30S ribosomal protein S7, whose translation is MPRRGHVAKREVLPDPMYDSKLVTRLINHLMLDGKRGTASTILYDAFDQIKEQTGNEPLEVFEEAMKNVMPVLEVKARRVGGSNYQVPIEVRPDRKSTLGLRWIVQYARSRGEHTMSDRLAREIMDAANNTGASVKKREDTHKMAEANRAFAHYRW
- a CDS encoding A24 family peptidase, yielding MLLLLNSYFFLTGACLGSFMTCCADRLSTKQPWNWSQRSRCPHCQTQLRYWQLIPIIGLILQRGHCHTCHQPISWTSTWIELICGSLLLYNWQALSMLTIVWLSCYFVLIFNSLMDYYTLQVYPLTFILPALLGLSQRHFIWDTALLLVLGLIVGLYLVARLTNKFGLGDVDVLLLLSCVASPTQVLTSLTLAAIGALVVLSRHRRQPLPFVPFISWGFILVTQLGLAN
- a CDS encoding LysR family transcriptional regulator, which codes for MDIHQIQYLITIVDNDFNLTKSARVLNVSQPALSKLISELENIENVRIFIRRKGRITGLTPVGKDLIQNGRQVSLDYQAMMQSLRDHATVQTGKITIGIAPVIISTVFNRAIPKFIQENPTIQLKIVERGAYELQKMLLLQEIDLAVIVAPATFPGITETILYRDSVAVWFNNQHRFHDFPGAIPFNEVGQERIVTLDDSFMVTYQVKQRFQQQKIQPNFFFQTSSWDLILNMCQEMDTVGIIAAPIASNYAGTNIEHREFDPVFPWNISLCRFGDDYTSNLVHYTSDWFTNYFKHTPRQITSS